DNA sequence from the Nesterenkonia lutea genome:
ACTGCGGCCGCTGCCGGGCCTCCTGCCTCGGGCCACCCCGATGAACTCCTGGATCACCGGGCCGTCCGCCTCACGCAGCCAGGCCAGTCCGACGTCATAGCCCGGGGCGCCCTCGACCTGGCGGATCACCACGTCGCGGCGCGAGAGCATCCGGGCCACCGAGTTCGGCAGGATCACCAGCCCTGCGCCCGAGGCGACGACCTCCAGGGCCAGGCGCTCCCCCGCCGCCAGTTCGGCACCGAGCTTCGGCGTGTGGACGTCACCGCTGGGATCTGTCTCCACCGGGTCTGGCCCGACCGGACCCGACCCCGCGGCATCCGCCACGCCCGCGGCACGCGCGGATTCTGCGAGCATCCTCGCCGGATCGAAGAAGGGCTCGGAGGCGATCTCCTCCCAGGTCACTGACTCCTCCGCCGCTGCGACCCAGTGATCGCGGGCCGCGCAGACCACCGGGTGCTCGCGATAGAGCCAGACCCGGTGCAGATCGTCTCCAGTGCCGGTCTCCGCGTCCTCGGGGAAGCGGATATACCCCACGTCCACCGTCCCCGCGCGCAGACGCTCGAGCTGACCGGCCTCGTCGTAGTTCTCCACGCTCAGCGCGAAGTCCGGATAGCGCTGCCGCCAGCGGGTCACCCATTTGTCCGGTGTGGCACCCGGAACAGTCCCCAGCTTCATCGTTCCAGTCTACGGATCGCTAGGCCACCGGCACCTCCGCAGTGCTCAGGTAGGCGGCGGAGCTGTCATCCAGCGCTTCGATCCACGGGGTGTGGTGCGGCACCGCCTCGGTCTGGGTCATCACGGAGCGGTAGCAGCGGTCGCGGTAGGTCAGGATGTCTGCCTGCTTGTCATGCTTCCACTCCAGGAAGATCTCGACCACTGCATCGAGATCGAACATCGGATAGTCCGTGAGCTCGATCAGGTCACGGATGTAATCCGCCTGGAACTCGACATCCTCACGGACCGTCTCGATCGCGTGCATCCGGTTCAGCCACCTCTGGATGTCCCTGCGCCGCACCTCGGCGGCGGGGATCGCGAAGCGGTCCAGGATCATGTCGCGCACGAGCCATGCCTGGGCGTCGAACATGTTGAAGGTGAACCACTGGTCCTGCATGCCGAGGAAGTACAGATGAGGTGTCTCCTCGGCGGCCACACCCTTATAGAGCCTGTCGGGATAGAGCGTATTGGCTGTGCGCAGCCTGAGCTCCTGCGGCAGGAAGGGAAAGTGGTGCCGATACCCCGTGGCCAGGATGACCGCGTCGAATCCTCGGGTCCTCCCGTCACGGAAATACGCCGTGCGCCCCTGAAAACGCCGCACCAGCGGCCATTCCTCGAGAGAGGCTGGCCAGCCAAAACCCATCGGTTCGGTGCGATAGCTGAAGACCACGGAGGCCGCACCGAGCTTGTGCGCCTGGATGCCGATGTCTTCCGCAGAGTAGCTTGATCCGATCACCAGCACGTCCTTGTCGGCCAGCTCCTCCGCCCCACGAAAGTCGTGGGCGTGCATCACTGGGCCGGGGAAGCTCTCGATACCCTCGAAAGCCGGCACATGGGGGAACGAAAAATGCCCGGTGGCCACCACGACGTCGTCGAAGTGCTCCGTGGACTCGGACTGACTCGGAAGATGTTCTGAGGTCACGAGGAACCCGCTGATCGGGTGCGGGGTCACGGTGCGTACAGCGGTGGAGAACCGCACCCAGTCTCGGAGCCCCGTTCCCTCCACCCGCCCATTGATGTAGTCCCACAGCACAGCGCGCGGCGGGTAGGAGGAGATAGGACGGCCGAAGTGCTCGTCGAAGGAGTAGTCCGCGAACTCGAGGCACTCCTTGGGGCCATTGGACCACAGATGCCGGTACATGCTGCTGTGCACCGGTTCGCTGTGTTCATCCATTCCCGTGCGCCAGGTGAAGTTCCACTGACCACCCCATTGTGACTGCTTCTCGAAGCAGACGACCTCTGGAATGTCGGCTCCCTGCGCGGCGGCAGAGGCGAAGCCGCGAAGCTGTGCCATGCCACTCGGACCTGTTCCGATCACGGCAATGCGGGCAGTCATCTCTGGCTCGTTGGGCATCGGTTGACCCTACGCCACGAAGTCCCGGTCCCCGGTGAAGAATCCGAGGGCGTAGTCGTCGGTCTCGAACCGGACTGGCGTGCCCTTGGGGAAGAACAGGATCTCTCCCTCCTCGGCGAGGACCTGTTCCCCGGTCTTCATGTCTGTGAGTTTGAACTGTCCTTTGACGACGTACTTCATCTCGTCATAGGTGTACTCGTACTCCAGCGGTTCCCCGGCCTTCAGTTCGAAGAATCCACTGCACATGCGGGCGCCCTCGGGATTCATCAGAGCATCACCGATGAACGCCTCGACTCCTGGCACGTTCATCGAGGGAATGTCCTTCTTGGCACCGGTCACCTTGTGGATCGATCCGGTCTTCGTCATCGTGCCGAGCAGCTGCTTTTCCATGGTTCCTCCTGGGTGGGGTGGTTCTTCTCGGTTCTCAGAGGTTCTCCGCGGGATCCTTCCCGGTGGAGAACCTCGCAAGGGCTTCATCGGCGGAGAGTCGTCGATAGGTCTGTGCGGTGATGCCGGCTTCTCTGCAGGCTCGGCGGCAGGCGAGCATCTGGGCTCTCGTGGCGGGGTCCACCTCATCCAGACGCGTCCCGAAGATCTCGAGCCACTGCCGCAGATCGCTGACGGAGCTGGGGCCCGCCCCTATCTCCAGCAGCGCCGCGTCCTCGCGGCGGGCGAACTTCTGATGACAGCGATGGGGCTGAAGGACATCTTCGACCATGGCCTCACACTCCGGGTCAGAGCTGCTCAGGACGGTCTCACCCACAGCGGTCCCACCCCGGGGCGCGTAGAGGTAGGCCGAGGCGAGCTGCTCACAGAAGCTGGAGCCGTCGGTCCATCCGCTCGGGGAGCGACAGATCCAGTCTCTGCCCCTCCATGGCGCCGGGGAGGCGGCCGGGCCCTCCGGAGCCTCTCCGACTCCCTGAAGCCCGGACTCAGGGAGCCCAGTGTCGGCCAGCCCAGTCTCGGGCAGCAGCAATCGTGTGATGCCCCGGTCGTTGAGCGCACCGAGCAGAACATAGGGATCTGCGGGAACGAAGACCTCTCGCCGCGGAGGCCAGACGTCCATGGGAGAGAAGTCCCCGAACCTGCCGCCGACATGGAAGAGGAACACCGGCGGATACTGGTCCTCGCGACGCCTAGGCTCCGCGTCATAGGAGAGCCCCATTGCCAGCTGAATCATCAGGCTGGCTCCCACCGCCCCCAGGGGTGAGCTCATCACCACCCCCAGCCGATCGTGCCGGTCCCAGTCGGGGAGGATCATCCGCGGGTCGCAGGGTCCGCCTCCGATCTGAGCCTTGAAGAGCTCGGAGCGGCAGAGCACGGAGACGTGCATCCGGGGCCTACCCTTCCTGCGGTGCACGGGCGGAGAGCCACTGCACGGCGCGGTCGCGGTAGGCGATGAACCCTTTGTAGTCCGCCATGTCCTCGGGGAGCTCCGCGAGGACCGCATGCAGCCGGGCCCGCCAGGGCTCGATGCCTGCGATGGCCTCCAGGGGCAGCAGATAGGTGCGGATCAGGAACATGACGCTGCCGGACTCGGGAAGGCGCACCAGGTGCTGGACCTCCACACGAAGGTGGACTTCAGCCCCGAACGCGTCGTCGTCCACGGTGAGGATCCGGGTCCGATCCGGGCCCCATTCCGGGTAGGTCTCTGTGGAGACGTCCAGCCGGCGTCCGACGGTCAGCGACCAGTTGGTCCGGCGGTGGGGCGCATCGGCCTGCAGGCGCATCAGGAACTTCTGTGCGCGGGCGATCACTCCCGTCTGGTGCACACGGGGCACAGGGCCGTGGATCTCCAGGAAGCTCATCCCCACGTCGAACCCGAAAGACCAGTCGGCGGCGAAGGTGACCAGTCCCGCGTCCACGAAGAGCTGACCTTCACGCTGATCCAGCAGCGCGATGTCCTCCTGCACCTGGGCGCCGATGAATGTCAGCGGCTCATCCGGGAGGGTGTCCTCGTCGCCGTAGCTGAATCGCTGTTCGATGCCCAGCAGCCGGTTGGTCCAGAGGAAGGTCTCGCCCTCGCCCTCGCGCTCCAGCACCATCTGCTCGGGATGGGCGAGCGCGAGCGCCTGCATGATCGTGAGCATCGCGTCCCAGGCGGAGGCCCGCATATGCGGCAGCACCTGCATCCGGGAGGGATCCCTGCCGAGGATGGCCTGGCGCTCCCCGAGCTCGTGGGCGTACTCGCTGTCGATGTGCACGACGCTCTCGCCCCACTGGCCGGCAGGGGTCTCCACGGCAGCGCCGGCGCGCTCGACGTTGGTGGAGTATCGGTAGATGTCCTGGGGGAAGGGGAACGGAAAGGTCCTCACCAGGTCAGGTGCCAGATCAGACGCCAGGTCGGATGCCAGGTCGATGTTCATAGCGGAACCTCCAGAGAGTCGGTCTGCGCCCGGGAGACGCAGCACATCAGGGAATCGTCTGCCGCCTTCTCCTGGTCTTCCAGGTAGTGGTCTCGGTGCAGCGGCGTCCCGGCGGTGAC
Encoded proteins:
- a CDS encoding NAD(P)/FAD-dependent oxidoreductase, with the translated sequence MPNEPEMTARIAVIGTGPSGMAQLRGFASAAAQGADIPEVVCFEKQSQWGGQWNFTWRTGMDEHSEPVHSSMYRHLWSNGPKECLEFADYSFDEHFGRPISSYPPRAVLWDYINGRVEGTGLRDWVRFSTAVRTVTPHPISGFLVTSEHLPSQSESTEHFDDVVVATGHFSFPHVPAFEGIESFPGPVMHAHDFRGAEELADKDVLVIGSSYSAEDIGIQAHKLGAASVVFSYRTEPMGFGWPASLEEWPLVRRFQGRTAYFRDGRTRGFDAVILATGYRHHFPFLPQELRLRTANTLYPDRLYKGVAAEETPHLYFLGMQDQWFTFNMFDAQAWLVRDMILDRFAIPAAEVRRRDIQRWLNRMHAIETVREDVEFQADYIRDLIELTDYPMFDLDAVVEIFLEWKHDKQADILTYRDRCYRSVMTQTEAVPHHTPWIEALDDSSAAYLSTAEVPVA
- a CDS encoding heme-dependent oxidative N-demethylase family protein; translated protein: MNIDLASDLASDLAPDLVRTFPFPFPQDIYRYSTNVERAGAAVETPAGQWGESVVHIDSEYAHELGERQAILGRDPSRMQVLPHMRASAWDAMLTIMQALALAHPEQMVLEREGEGETFLWTNRLLGIEQRFSYGDEDTLPDEPLTFIGAQVQEDIALLDQREGQLFVDAGLVTFAADWSFGFDVGMSFLEIHGPVPRVHQTGVIARAQKFLMRLQADAPHRRTNWSLTVGRRLDVSTETYPEWGPDRTRILTVDDDAFGAEVHLRVEVQHLVRLPESGSVMFLIRTYLLPLEAIAGIEPWRARLHAVLAELPEDMADYKGFIAYRDRAVQWLSARAPQEG
- a CDS encoding cupin domain-containing protein, whose product is MEKQLLGTMTKTGSIHKVTGAKKDIPSMNVPGVEAFIGDALMNPEGARMCSGFFELKAGEPLEYEYTYDEMKYVVKGQFKLTDMKTGEQVLAEEGEILFFPKGTPVRFETDDYALGFFTGDRDFVA
- a CDS encoding LysR substrate-binding domain-containing protein; its protein translation is MKLGTVPGATPDKWVTRWRQRYPDFALSVENYDEAGQLERLRAGTVDVGYIRFPEDAETGTGDDLHRVWLYREHPVVCAARDHWVAAAEESVTWEEIASEPFFDPARMLAESARAAGVADAAGSGPVGPDPVETDPSGDVHTPKLGAELAAGERLALEVVASGAGLVILPNSVARMLSRRDVVIRQVEGAPGYDVGLAWLREADGPVIQEFIGVARGRRPGSGRSEIATAAPEKTKPAKANAKPGAGREAPGRSRQGPKPGSRRGQPPRGRRRPR